ATGCGTTATGTTTGATAGATTACGTTATAAAAAAAGGGGCTGTTTTTGTGAACAGCCCCAATGTAATGGATTCTTAAGGGATTTCAAAATTATTCTTCGTCTTCATCGATGATCGGCATTTTTTTAACGGACTTCTTTTTCTTGTCTTTGATCTTATCATTAAACTTTTTGATCTGCGACTCGAGTTTGTCCATAGCCAAATCGGTAGCTTTGGTCACATCGGCATCTTTGGCTTTGACGTTGATCACTTTGCCGAAAACTTTCACGTTGACTTCGACGACCTCTTTGAGCTTTTCTTTGTCCACGATGACTTCGCAGTCAATGATATGATCATGATACCGATCCAGCTTCTCCAGTTTTTCTTCGATGTAGGCTTTCACTTTAGGGCTCATTTTCTGGTGCCGTGCCGTGATACGGATTTTCATAACAGACTCCTTCAAATTAGATAATTAACCGACGGGAAACAGAAGCCCGGGCACAATCGAAGATCATGCCCGTTATAACAAAACATTTTCATTTCATTTTGCGCGCGGATGTGCTTTTTCATAGACTTTTTTCAAACGATCAACCGTAACGTGCGTATATACCTGTGTGGTTGAGAGATTTTCGTGACCCAGCAAATCTTTCACGGCACGCAGATCCGCGCCATTGTCCAGTAAATGCGTAGCAAACGAATGCCGCAAAATATGCGGACTCAGTTTTTTGGCATCGGATACTTTTTCGAGTGCGCGCTTGACCAAACGCTGAACGGCAAGCGGGGTAATCCGTTTACCGTTTTTTCCGAGAAATACGGCGTTTTTATCGGCGGACGAAACGGACCGTCGGTAATCAATGTAACCTTGCAACGCCGCTCCGGCATGTTTTCCCATAGGAATAATTCGCTGTTTGGCGCCCTTACCGAAAACCGAAAGCGTACCACCGGTAAAATTGATATCGGAAAAATTGAGACCCGTCAATTCGCTAAGACGGATACCGCAGCCATAAAACAATTCGAGGATTGCGCGATCGCGTAAGCCTTCCGGGGTACCGGCATCGACATAATCAAATACATCACGCACCTGTTCCTGACCAAGGAATGCCGGCATTTTTCTTTCAAATTTGGGTGTAGCAATGAGTTTGGCCGGATTGGCCGTAATGATTTGCTGTTTGGTCAGATATTTAAAAAAGGATTTTACGGCGGATAATTTGCGTGCGATACTTTTTTTCTGCAACCGATCACGGCTGAGTTGACCAAGATAAGCACGAATTTCGTTTTTGGAAATATCGGATGCATCAAACGATGAACTGTCGAAACGCGTCTCGACAAACGAAATAAATGCTGCGACATCCGTATGGTATGCGCCCACCGTTTTATCGGAAAAATTACGTTCGGCGTCGAGATATTTGAGGAAATCGTGTAGGTGTTGTCTGATCATTAAAAATCAATCAATTCGATTGATCGGCCGGTATATTATGTGCACCGATAAAAGTTAAGCAACAAAACGAGAGCTGTCAAGGACGGAACGGTGTTTTTTGATAAAATATTCAATTTTTTTTCAAAGTTTCGTTCATCGGCAAAGGATCATCGTAATTTAAGAACCTCTTAACTGTTTCTAATTTAACGATATAAGCTACCGCCCCATCGCCGTACGGATATCTTTCATACTGTCGCCGCCGTACTTTTCCAGCAAGGGATTGATCAAAGCCAAGGCCAACATGGATTCCGCCACGACACTGCATGCGGGCACCGATACCGTATCGGTGCGTTCTTTATGCGCACTGGCGGCTTCATGCGTACGGATATCAACCGACATCAACGGCCGCGCCAATGTCGGTATCGGTTTCATCGCACAGCGCACGATGATCCGTTCACCGGTCGTCATTCCGCCTTCCAATCCTCCGCTGCGATTGGTTTTACGGTAATACCCCCGAACATCATCATAAAAAATCGCATCGTGCACTTCCGAACCCCATTGCAAGGCGTTATCAAATGCGCTTCCGATTTCCACGCCTTTAACCGCCGGTATCGAAGCCATATGCTGCGCAATCACACCGTCCAATTTTTTATCCCAATGCGTATAACTGCCGATTCCCGCAGGCAAACCATCCGCATACACTTCAAAAATTCCGCCGAGTGAGTCGCCTTGTTTTTGCGCTTCTTTGATGACGGCGATCATACGTTGTTCGGCTTCCGCATCCAAAACACGTACGGAGGATTGATCGGCTTTTTCATTGATCGCCTCCGCCGTCATCGCATCCACACGAAGCTTCTCCGATTCAGCCGCGGTCAGAGATGCGCGCCCGATATGCGTCACGTGCGACGCAATACGAATACCGCACGATAATAAAACTTCACGCGCCACGGTCCCCAGCGCCACGCGCATCGCCGTTTCACGGGCACTGGATCGTTCGATCACAGGGCGTATATCATCAAAATCAAATTTTAGTGCCCCGGCCAAATCGGCATGCCCCGGTCTAGGAAGAGTTACCGGCTTGATGGTTTTCAAAATCTCCGGCGATGGGGTTCCCGTCATCATTTTGTCTGTCCAATTTTCCCAGTCGTTATTGCGAATGCGCAATCCTATCGGTGCACCGATGGTTTCACCGAAACGAACGCCGGAAATAATTTCCGCCTGATCGGTCTCGATTTTCATTCGACCGCCGCGTCCATAACCCTGTTGGCGGCGCCAAAGTTGATGATTGATGGCATCAACCGACAATTTCAGATGCGCGGGCACACCCTCTATAATGCCTACCAATCCCGAACCATGCGATTCGCCTGACGTCAACCAACGTATCATATAAGGATTCCCTAAAAAATTAAACTCGCAAACATGTGTTATGAATTGCAATTATAGGCCAAAAAAGGTATAATTAAAACAGCTAAAAAACGAATTCTTATGAGGAAAATACAGTCTATGAAGAGGATTATTGCATTAGTTTTATCGCTGTGTGCTGCGGTATCGGCCTCCGCCCAGTGGCCGCGTTTATCGGTTAAAACAGCTGTCACCGCTATTGCCGTGGAAGATACGGTAACCTGGATCGGCACCAACGATGGTATTCGCGGCGTCGTTAACGGAACAGAGAAATTTTATTTTGACAAAGGCAACGGTCTGACGTCCAATATCATCCGCGCTATCACGATCGACAACCAAAACCGAAAATGGATCGCGACGGAAGAAGGCCTTAACGTACTTGACGGAAAGAAAGTCAAACAATACCTCAAGAGTCCGGAAACTTTGCCGACCAACGAAATCAACAGTGTCCACGCCGATGAAGAAGGCAATGTGTGGATCGGTACGGAAAAAGGATTGGTACGTATCAGCGGCAACAGTTGGACGCTTTTAGATCGTAAAACGACCTTGGACGGCCTTCCATCAAACACCATTCGCGGGATCAGTTCGGTTTGGAATGGCCCGGTTTGGATCGCAACAGATGACGGCTTGGTTTCATACCACAACAAAAAATGGGCGCTCTATACACGCAAACTAAATAACCTTCCGTCCGATGACGTATTTGACGTGGTCGCGGATCCCTCCACCGGCAACGTATGGATCGGAACTTCGCGCGGCGTCGCTTTATTTGACGGAAAATTGATGACGCAATTTCTTTCCGATATACCGGTGCGCGCCCTGACTTTGGATAAGATCGGACGCTGCTGGGTCGCCACCAAAAACGAAGGCGTGCATCTGATCGACGGTGCGCGTGTCGTGAAGTACTCGACTAAAGAAGGAATGCTCGTATCCGACGAAGGATATGCTGTCACGTGCGACGCGTTCAATACGATATGGGCAGGTCATCAGCTCGGTGTTCAAATTTTTTTAGATGAATCCATAGGGAATCGCATCGCTCCTTATTTTCTTACCGAGGCGCAAAAAGCATTTTGGTCCAACGACAATACGCGTGCCCGTTTATACTACAACCATATTGTCAACCGGTCGTACTTATCCGCAACACCGGAAGCCGCGACCGCAATGATCGGGTTGGGTGAACTCTACGAACGCGAAGCTATGACCGAACGCGCTGCCGATACCTACCTTCGTTTTACGGAGCGCTTTCCGAACGATGCACGTACAAAAAATTTGCTTTTGAAATCGGCACAACTGCAGTCACAGATAAAAAAATATGCTGAATCCGCTGCTACGTATCAGAAATTTATCACACTCTACAAGGACGATGCGGACGCTTTTACCATAGCGTGGATGCGTTATAATCTCTTAGAACTCGCCGGTGATTCGGTGAATGCGCTTCAGACGCTGCAAAATCTTAACACACAATTCCCGTCCAATCCGCGTGCCGACGAAATTCGCTGGCGGGTACTCTCTGCCGGAAATTCTGCCGGGACAGCATCTAAAGAACTTAGTGCCTTAGCTAATTCGACACGTGACTTTGAAGTACAATACCAGCTCGCGTCCCTTTATGATGCCCAGCACCGCAAAGATATACTCGAAGGCATGCAAGGCAGCATCACATGGCAAACGCTGTCATCACCTTCCGCCGTCACCTCCATACTCGAAGACGGCGACATTGCCTGGGCGTCTACATCCGGCAACGGTGTTGTCAAATGGGACATCAAACTCAACGCTCTTACCTCCTACAGCGACGGACTGAAAACACCGATGGTAAAATCGTTTTATATGGATGCAGATCGTGATCTGTGGGCCATGATCGAAGGCGTACCCGAGAGTAATTTGTATAACATGAATTACAGCAAGAATCGCTACAAGTGGATTATACAACCCGCGCCCTTCGCGAAAAAGACAGTAAATCAGGTACTCTATCGTGCTAAAACTAAAACTACGATTTGCGCTACCGATCAGGGATTGCAGATCGTCGGTAAAGGCGGTCGCCTTGTAACAGCCAAAAACGGTTTGCCGTCCGATAAAGTAAAATTTATCGCCGACGACAGTCAGGGTATTTTGTGGCTGATCTCCGACAACAAGTTGGTACAGTTTGACAAAGAACCCAAAATGATCTTATACACCGGCGAAACCAATTTTACAGAGGTGCGCGGCTTTTTTATTGATGCCAAGGACAATAAATGGCTGGCGACCGATCGCGGTTTAGTACGCTATGACGGCACATGGAAATCGTACACACAAAAAGACGGACTTATCAGTGACAATGTCACTTGCGCGGCCGTTTCGCCGTCCGGTAAAATTTTGACCGGCACGTCATCCGGTGTCAGTTACTTCAATGGTACGTATTGGATCAGTTATACCACGGAAACCGGATTACCATCCAATGATGTCAAAGCCGTACTTTTTACCAAAGATGAGACCGTGTGGGTAGGAACCGATAAAGGCATACATATTCGCAAGGCCGAAGGTGACGGCGATCGTGTATTACTGATTCGCAAGGTACTTGCCGAAGAAGATTCGCTTTTGAATATACGCGCATATGACAAACTCCGTACCGTCTATGCATCGGTAAATATCTTCGGCGATCTGACGGAATGGGTAGCCTACAAAACGGCTAATACATATGAAATGGAAAAACGCTGGGATGATGCATTCCAATTGTACACAAAAATCCGTACCGATAATCCGGTCACGACCTTGGCGACGGATGCGCGTATGTACCGTGTCGCCCGTGCCTTTGAAAATGCGGGCGAATCAGCCAAAGCTATGCCGATTTATTTTGACCTTGCCGAACGGTATAAAACATATACGGACGGCAACTATCGCGTCGAAGAAGCGCTGGTTCGCATTATCCGCAACTACCAAAAAGAAAACAACATTCAACGCGCGTTGGAACAGGCCCGGCAAATAATGGCCATGTACCCCCGTTCACCGTGGCTTCGTGAAGTGCGATTCATATTCACGCAGATCACTGAAAATGCTCCTCCCAAAGAAACGTCCACGATGGCGCTTCTGCAGGAATGGCTTAACCGCTTTCCGGATCACAGCGACGTTCTGCGGTTGAAGTACAAATTGGCTTCGATGTATTGGGAAGAGCAGCAGTTTGAATACGCCGAAAAATTATATGCGGAAATCAATTCAGCGGCCGGCACACCCAAGGGACTTCAATCTTTATTAGAGCGCCGTATGGCCAAACGTCAGCTGACCAAAAAATAAAACGACGGATCACGATAAAACAAAAAAACCTGCTTACGATAAGCAGGTTTTTTTATTGGTGGGAAGTCGCAAAATCACGATTACACAACTTTTTTCAAAATATTCGATTTTAGTGAACAGACAAATGTCGTGTCATATATATTCCTCGCTGTGACTGTTATAAAATTACGATTGAACTATGCACTCTGAATCAATGGAAAAATGATGCTTCGGCATCCAATACATGCATTAAAATTTCTGTGGAACAACGAAGTCGGTTTAACTATCTTGGCAAGCGTCCGCTATACTCTATAAAGGAAACCGATGCCATCGAATCAGTTTGCGTATAACTCGTTTGTTGAGTTGGATAACCAAATAAACGGTAAGCGAAGCCCGTTTAGCCCACTCAATAACAAGCTCAACTTTGATGATAAGCGATTTCATGATTGGTATCGATTTGTATTGTCTTATCCCGCGCATCTGGTAAGAACCTATCTCCAAGAGTTTTGTAGCAGCCAAAACGATATTGTACTTGATCCTTTTTGCGGTACCGGAACGACTCTGGTAGAAGCAAAACTAAATGGAGTTAACTCTGTAGGCATAGAAGCTAATCCGTTCGCTCATTTTGCATCGACCACTAAAATCAATTGGGAAATATCTGCTGATCAATTTTTAAAATGCGCACTTGAAATAGCTGATCTTGTCAGATCAGAATTTGAAAAAAGTGGAATTGATGATGATGACACTAATATGCCAGAACATACATTTCCTCTAAGAACACTTGATTCCGAATTAGAAAAAATCATTTTAACAAATTCTATAAGCCCAATTCCACTACACAAAACGTTAGTGTTGTTAGAAAACATTAAGAATCATGCCCAAAAACAATATTATCCTCACTTACTTTTAGGGCTAGCCAAGGCTACAGTGTTTAAAACAAGTAACTTAAAATTTGGCCCGGAAGTCGGTCTTGGAAAAATAAAGGATAATGTATCTGTCATTGCACCATGGCTATTTGAAATAAATGCAATTGCGAATGACCTCCGAACAATCCAAATCGGCACGCATAAAGAATCCATTGCGCATTTGGGAGATTCCCGCCAGGCGAGTGCATTGATTAAACCTCAATCGATCACTGCGGTTATCACCTCACCGCCATATCCAAACGAAAAAGATTACACTCGAACCACTCGTTTAGAATCCGTTTTGTTGGGCTTCATACGAAGCAAAGAAGAATTGCGTCAATTTAAAAAGACTTTGATTAGATCGAATACCAGAGGCGTTTACAAAGACGATGACGATCACCAATGGATTGCCAATCACCCCGAAATTAAGCGTATTGCTGATCAAATTGAGGCGCGTCGAATTGAGCTTAATAAGACATCTGGATTTGAGCGTTTATACAGTAGAGTGACGTTATTATATTTTGGAGGAATGGCAAAACATCTAAAAGAATTACAACCGGTATTAAAACCCGGCGCTCGATTAGCTTATGTTGTTGGAGATCAAGCCTCTTATTTGAGGATAATGATCCGAACCGGTGAAATTCTTGCTGATATTGCAAAAAAGTTAGGTTACAGAGTTGATCGAATTGATTTGTTTAGAACAAGGTTTGCTACTGCAACGGGCGAACAATTACGCGAAGAGGTAGTTGTTTTGACATGGCCGGGAAATTAATCATGAAATCAGACAACCGATATAAACAAATCATCGAAAAAATATTCTTTAACCATTATAAAAATGGGATGAAAGAAGTACCATTTGAAAGAGATGAAATTGAACGTGTTGCAAAAAATCTAAAGATCAAACTACCTAAGAACATTGGCGATATTATTTACACTTTTCGGTATCGAGTGGCACTGCCTAATTCGATTGTTTCCAAGGCACCTAAAGGGATGGAATGGATAATCAGACCTGCCGGTCAGTCTAAGTACAAATTTGTAACTACAAAATTTGCAAACATCCATCCTTCTGAGATACTAAGTCAGACCAAAATCCCTAATGCCACCCCCGGTATTATAGAGTCATATGCTTTCTCTGATGAGCAAGCACTGTTAGCAAAAATCAGATATAACCGACTAATCGACATTTTTACCGGAATAGCATGTTATTCATTACAAAGCCACTTACGATCAAATGTTTCGAACCTCGGCCAAATAGAAACAGATGAAATCTATGTTGGCATTGACAAGAAAGGGGTGCATTACATTATTCCAGTGCAAGCAAAAGGTTCTACTGATAAACTTGGAATTG
Above is a genomic segment from bacterium containing:
- a CDS encoding DNA methyltransferase; this encodes MPSNQFAYNSFVELDNQINGKRSPFSPLNNKLNFDDKRFHDWYRFVLSYPAHLVRTYLQEFCSSQNDIVLDPFCGTGTTLVEAKLNGVNSVGIEANPFAHFASTTKINWEISADQFLKCALEIADLVRSEFEKSGIDDDDTNMPEHTFPLRTLDSELEKIILTNSISPIPLHKTLVLLENIKNHAQKQYYPHLLLGLAKATVFKTSNLKFGPEVGLGKIKDNVSVIAPWLFEINAIANDLRTIQIGTHKESIAHLGDSRQASALIKPQSITAVITSPPYPNEKDYTRTTRLESVLLGFIRSKEELRQFKKTLIRSNTRGVYKDDDDHQWIANHPEIKRIADQIEARRIELNKTSGFERLYSRVTLLYFGGMAKHLKELQPVLKPGARLAYVVGDQASYLRIMIRTGEILADIAKKLGYRVDRIDLFRTRFATATGEQLREEVVVLTWPGN
- the aroC gene encoding chorismate synthase; its protein translation is MRWLTSGESHGSGLVGIIEGVPAHLKLSVDAINHQLWRRQQGYGRGGRMKIETDQAEIISGVRFGETIGAPIGLRIRNNDWENWTDKMMTGTPSPEILKTIKPVTLPRPGHADLAGALKFDFDDIRPVIERSSARETAMRVALGTVAREVLLSCGIRIASHVTHIGRASLTAAESEKLRVDAMTAEAINEKADQSSVRVLDAEAEQRMIAVIKEAQKQGDSLGGIFEVYADGLPAGIGSYTHWDKKLDGVIAQHMASIPAVKGVEIGSAFDNALQWGSEVHDAIFYDDVRGYYRKTNRSGGLEGGMTTGERIIVRCAMKPIPTLARPLMSVDIRTHEAASAHKERTDTVSVPACSVVAESMLALALINPLLEKYGGDSMKDIRTAMGR
- a CDS encoding tetratricopeptide repeat protein, translating into MKRIIALVLSLCAAVSASAQWPRLSVKTAVTAIAVEDTVTWIGTNDGIRGVVNGTEKFYFDKGNGLTSNIIRAITIDNQNRKWIATEEGLNVLDGKKVKQYLKSPETLPTNEINSVHADEEGNVWIGTEKGLVRISGNSWTLLDRKTTLDGLPSNTIRGISSVWNGPVWIATDDGLVSYHNKKWALYTRKLNNLPSDDVFDVVADPSTGNVWIGTSRGVALFDGKLMTQFLSDIPVRALTLDKIGRCWVATKNEGVHLIDGARVVKYSTKEGMLVSDEGYAVTCDAFNTIWAGHQLGVQIFLDESIGNRIAPYFLTEAQKAFWSNDNTRARLYYNHIVNRSYLSATPEAATAMIGLGELYEREAMTERAADTYLRFTERFPNDARTKNLLLKSAQLQSQIKKYAESAATYQKFITLYKDDADAFTIAWMRYNLLELAGDSVNALQTLQNLNTQFPSNPRADEIRWRVLSAGNSAGTASKELSALANSTRDFEVQYQLASLYDAQHRKDILEGMQGSITWQTLSSPSAVTSILEDGDIAWASTSGNGVVKWDIKLNALTSYSDGLKTPMVKSFYMDADRDLWAMIEGVPESNLYNMNYSKNRYKWIIQPAPFAKKTVNQVLYRAKTKTTICATDQGLQIVGKGGRLVTAKNGLPSDKVKFIADDSQGILWLISDNKLVQFDKEPKMILYTGETNFTEVRGFFIDAKDNKWLATDRGLVRYDGTWKSYTQKDGLISDNVTCAAVSPSGKILTGTSSGVSYFNGTYWISYTTETGLPSNDVKAVLFTKDETVWVGTDKGIHIRKAEGDGDRVLLIRKVLAEEDSLLNIRAYDKLRTVYASVNIFGDLTEWVAYKTANTYEMEKRWDDAFQLYTKIRTDNPVTTLATDARMYRVARAFENAGESAKAMPIYFDLAERYKTYTDGNYRVEEALVRIIRNYQKENNIQRALEQARQIMAMYPRSPWLREVRFIFTQITENAPPKETSTMALLQEWLNRFPDHSDVLRLKYKLASMYWEEQQFEYAEKLYAEINSAAGTPKGLQSLLERRMAKRQLTKK
- the raiA gene encoding ribosome-associated translation inhibitor RaiA: MKIRITARHQKMSPKVKAYIEEKLEKLDRYHDHIIDCEVIVDKEKLKEVVEVNVKVFGKVINVKAKDADVTKATDLAMDKLESQIKKFNDKIKDKKKKSVKKMPIIDEDEE
- a CDS encoding endonuclease translates to MKSDNRYKQIIEKIFFNHYKNGMKEVPFERDEIERVAKNLKIKLPKNIGDIIYTFRYRVALPNSIVSKAPKGMEWIIRPAGQSKYKFVTTKFANIHPSEILSQTKIPNATPGIIESYAFSDEQALLAKIRYNRLIDIFTGIACYSLQSHLRSNVSNLGQIETDEIYVGIDKKGVHYIIPVQAKGSTDKLGIVQIEQDIALCKNKFPNLVAKPIGAQSITDDLIALFEFEISDNGITVVSEKHYRLVNPENLSPQELLSYRNRTE
- the xerC gene encoding tyrosine recombinase XerC translates to MIRQHLHDFLKYLDAERNFSDKTVGAYHTDVAAFISFVETRFDSSSFDASDISKNEIRAYLGQLSRDRLQKKSIARKLSAVKSFFKYLTKQQIITANPAKLIATPKFERKMPAFLGQEQVRDVFDYVDAGTPEGLRDRAILELFYGCGIRLSELTGLNFSDINFTGGTLSVFGKGAKQRIIPMGKHAGAALQGYIDYRRSVSSADKNAVFLGKNGKRITPLAVQRLVKRALEKVSDAKKLSPHILRHSFATHLLDNGADLRAVKDLLGHENLSTTQVYTHVTVDRLKKVYEKAHPRAK